The following proteins are co-located in the Dromiciops gliroides isolate mDroGli1 chromosome 2, mDroGli1.pri, whole genome shotgun sequence genome:
- the POLG gene encoding DNA polymerase subunit gamma-1 isoform X2: protein MSRLVWRTVAAHGVRPWCFRCWASGSSVSQQSCEEVASSVGVGEKCQRRENALHIQMLSRGLHEQIFRQPEVQPSEEAIQQSVEHLQKHGLWGQETSVLPDVELQLPHLYGEDLDQHFRILAQKQSLPYLEAAHELLQARLPPLPNEWAWKEGWTRYEPDGKAQHVEFPEDRALVFDVEVCVSEGNCPTLAVAVSSTSWYSWCSRRLLEERYSWARQLCLSDLIPLETPTSVSGPAKQDWLERLIVGHNVCFDRAYIKEQYLIQGSRMRFLDTLSMHMAISGLSSFQRSLWMAAKQGKQKGHQQVQKHIKKTQSQVKGPLICAWDWLDISSINNLADVHSLYVGGPPLEKEARELFVKGTMKDIRKNFQDLMQYCALDVRATYEVFQEQLPLFMERCPHPVTLAGMLEMGVSYLPVNQNWDRYLVEAQTTYEELQREMKKSLMDLANDACQLVSGDRYKDNPWLWDLEWDLQEFKLKKKKIRKKDQNISCRSSTEAEKSSETEEQEDPGPPSEEEELQSDSAIRARMEELKETVSLLPKRTQHLPGHPGWYRKLCPRLNDSAWVPGPSLISLQMRVTPKLMMLTWDGFPVHYSEQHGWGYLVPGRWDNLSVGSSETDVAGCPYRAIEALYQKYCRETGKEQPVLMAQQLPEEFMLTDSTVWQTVEELSHLEPDADFENGRATQEETNGLQLSQPTYHHGNGPYNDVNIPGCWFFKLPHKDGNNCNVGSPFAKDFLPKMEDGTLQAGPGGASGPRALEINKMVSFWRNAHKRISSQMVVWLQKGELPRTVIRHSAYDEEGCYGAILPQVVTAGTITRRAVEPTWLTASNARVDRVGSELKAMVQAPPGYVLVGADVDSQELWIAAVLGDAHFAGIHGCTAFGWMTLQGKKSSGTDLHSKTASTVGISREHAKIFNYGRIYGAGQPFAERLLMQFNHRLTPQQAKEKAQQMYAVTKGLRQYQLSKDGEWLVKELGIQLDSTEDGWVSLHDLRKIQKEASKISRRRKWDLVADRVWAGGTESEMFNKLESIAMSDAPRTPVLDCQISRALEPAVVRGEFVTSRVNWVVQSSAVDYLHLMLVAMKWLFEEFDINGRFCISIHDEVRYLVQEKDRYRAALALQITNLLTRCMFAYKLGLNDLPQSVAFFSAVDIDQCLRKEVTMDCKTPSNPTGLERRYGIPPDLSVPSHGGWSAGPVFRKI, encoded by the exons ATGAGTCGCCTGGTATGGAGAACGGTGGCAGCCCATGGGGTCCGGCCTTGGTGTTTTCGATGTTGGGCTTCTGGTTCCTCTGTTAGCCAACAGTCCTGTGAAGAGGTGGCATCTTCCGTGGGAGTTGGAGAGAAGTGCCAAAGGAGAGAGAATGCGTTGCATATTCAGATGCTGTCTAGAGGGCTTCATGAGCAGATCTTTAGGCAGCCAGAGGTGCAGCCTTCTGAAGAAGCCATACAGCAGAGTGTAGAACATCTGCAGAAGCACGGGCTGTGGGGCCAGGAGACTTCTGTTCTTCCTGATGTAGAACTGCAGTTGCCTCATCTTTATGGGGAAGACTTGGACCAGCACTTCCGCATCCTAGCCCAGAAGCAAAGCCTGCCCTACCTGGAGGCTGCTCATGAGCTGCTCCAGGCCAGATTGCCTCCCCTACCCAACGAGTGGGCCTGGAAGGAAGGCTGGACCAGATATGAGCCTGATGGGAAGGCACAACACGTGGAATTCCCCGAGGATCGTGCCCTGGTATTTGATGTGGAGGTTTGCGTGTCAGAGGGCAATTGCCCCACCTTGGCAGTGGCTGTATCATCAACTTCTTG GTATTCGTGGTGTAGCCGAAGGCTTTTAGAGGAACGCTACTCCTGGGCCAGACAGCTGTGTCTGTCTGACCTTATTCCTTTGGAGACGCCTACCAGTGTTAGTGGTCCAGCCAAGCAGGATTGGTTGGAGCGTTTGATTGTAGGGCACAACGTTTGCTTTGATCGGGCCTACATAAAGGAGCAGTACTTGATTCAG gGTTCTCGGATGCGCTTCTTGGACACTTTGAGTATGCACATGGCCATCTCTGGCCTGAGTAGCTTCCAGCGCAGCCTTTGGATGGCAGCCAAGCAGGGGAAGCAGAAAGGCCATCAGCAGGTCCAGAAGCATATTAAGAAAACCCAAAGTCAAGTCAAAGGTCCATTG aTCTGTGCCTGGGATTGGCTGGACATCAGTAGCATCAACAACCTAGCAGATGTGCACAGTCTGTATGTTGGGGGACCACCTTTggagaaggaagccagggaactcTTTGTCAAGGGGACCATGAAGgacatcaggaaaaacttccag GATCTGATGCAGTACTGTGCTTTGGATGTGCGGGCCACCTATGAGGTTTTTCAGGAACAGTTGCCACTCTTCATGGAGAG GTGCCCTCACCCTGTGACACTGGCTGGAATGCTGGAGATGGGGGTGTCTTATCTTCCTGTCAACCAGAACTGGGATCGCTACCTAGTGGAGGCTCAGACTACTTATGAGGAGTTGCAAAGGGAAATGAAGAAGTCTCTGATGGACCTTGCCAATGATGCCTGTCAATTAGTGTCTGGGGACAG GTACAAAGATAACCCCTGGCTTTGGGACCTGGAATGGGACCTACAGGAATTTaagttgaagaagaagaagattcgGAAGAAAGATCAGAATATATCCTGCAGGTCTTCAACTGAGGCTGAAAAATCTTCAGAGACGGAAGAACAAGAAG ATCCTGGCCCTCCTAGTGAAGAAGAAGAGCTGCAGAGTGATTCTGCCATCCGAGCTCGAATGGAGGAGTTGAAAGAGACGGTATCATTGTTACCCAAGAGGACTCAACACTTGCCAGGACATCCAGG GTGGTATCGGAAGCTCTGCCCTCGGCTGAATGATTCTGCCTGGGTGCCAGGGCCCAGCCTTATTAGCCTACAGATGAGAGTGACTCCAAAGCTCATGATGTTAACATGGGATGGCTTCCCTGTACACTACTCAGAGCAGCACGGCTGGGGTTATTTGGTACCTGGGCGTTGGGATAACCTGTCAGTAGGTTCCTCAGAGACAGATGTTGCTGGCTGTCCCTACAG AGCTATTGAAGCCCTCTATCAGAAATACTGCAGGGAGACGGGGAAGGAGCAACCTGTGCTGATGGCCCAGCAGTTGCCAGAGGAGTTCATGCTCACTGACAGCACAGTGTGGCAAACG GTGGAGGAGCTGAGCCACTTGGAACCTGATGCTGATTTTGAAAACGGTAGAGCAACACAG GAGGAGACTAATGGTTTGCAGCTTAGTCAGCCAACCTATCACCATGGCAATGGACCTTACAATGATGTGAATATTCCTGGCTGCTGGTTTTTCAAGCTGCCACACAAG GATGGCAATAATTGTAATGTGGGAAGCCCCTTTGCCAAGGATTTCCTGCCAAAGATGGAGGATGGTACACTGCAGGCTGGTCCAGGTGGTGCCAGTGGCCCGAGGGCTCTCGAAATCAACAAGATGGTCTCCTTCTGGAGGAATGCTCACAAGCGCATCAG TTCCCAGATGGTCGTGTGGCTGCAGAAAGGAGAGCTGCCAAGAACAGTGATTAG GCACTCAGCTTATGATGAGGAGGGCTGCTATGGAGCCATTCTGCCACAGGTGGTGACTGCTGGCACCATCACTCGAAGAGCAGTGGAGCCCACCTGGCTCACAGCCAGCAATGCCAGG GTGGACCGGGTAGGTAGTGAGCTGAAAGCCATGGTGCAGGCCCCGCCTGGCTATGTTCTGGTTGGGGCTGACGTGGATTCCCAGGAGCTGTGGATTGCTGCTGTGCTTGGAGATGCCCACTTTGCTGGAATTCATG gctGTACTGCTTTTGGTTGGATGACCCTTCAGGGAAAGAAGAGCAGTGGTACTGACTTGCACAGTAAGACAGCATCTACGGTAGGCATCAGTCGAGAGCATGCCAAGATCTTTAACTATGGCCGTATTTATGGGGCTGGTCAGCCCTTTGCTGAGCGTCTGCTGATGCAGTTCAACCACCGCCTGACACCACAGCAAGCCAAAGAAAAGGCTCAGCAGATGTATGCTGTTACCAAAGGTCTCCGCCA GTACCAACTGTCAAAGGATGGCGAGTGGCTGGTGAAGGAACTCGGGATTCAACTGGACAGCACAGAAGATGGTTGGGTCTCTCTTCACGACCTACGGAAGATCCAGAAAGAAGCCTCCAAGAT ATCTCGTAGGAGAAAGTGGGATTTGGTAGCTGATCGAGTCTGGGCAGGAGGGACAGAGTCAGAGATGTTCAACAAATTGGAGAGCATTGCCATGTCAGATGCCCCTAGAACCCCTGTGCTGGACTGCCAAATTTCCCGTGCTCTGGAGCCTGCAGTTGTCAGAGGGGAG TTTGTGACCAGCCGAGTGAACTGGGTGGTACAGAGTTCAGCTGTGGATTACCTGCATCTGATGCTTGTGGCCATGAAATGGTTATTTGAAGAATTTGACATCAATGGCCGTTTCTGTATTAGCATTCATGATGAGGTTCGCTACCTGGTTCAAGAGAAAGATCGCTACCGTGCAGCCCTTGCCTTGCAGATCACAAACCTTCTGACAAG
- the POLG gene encoding DNA polymerase subunit gamma-1 isoform X3, protein MSRLVWRTVAAHGVRPWCFRCWASGSSVSQQSCEEVASSVGVGEKCQRRENALHIQMLSRGLHEQIFRQPEVQPSEEAIQQSVEHLQKHGLWGQETSVLPDVELQLPHLYGEDLDQHFRILAQKQSLPYLEAAHELLQARLPPLPNEWAWKEGWTRYEPDGKAQHVEFPEDRALVFDVEVCVSEGNCPTLAVAVSSTSWYSWCSRRLLEERYSWARQLCLSDLIPLETPTSVSGPAKQDWLERLIVGHNVCFDRAYIKEQYLIQGSRMRFLDTLSMHMAISGLSSFQRSLWMAAKQGKQKGHQQVQKHIKKTQSQVKGPLICAWDWLDISSINNLADVHSLYVGGPPLEKEARELFVKGTMKDIRKNFQDLMQYCALDVRATYEVFQEQLPLFMERCPHPVTLAGMLEMGVSYLPVNQNWDRYLVEAQTTYEELQREMKKSLMDLANDACQLVSGDRYKDNPWLWDLEWDLQEFKLKKKKIRKKDQNISCRSSTEAEKSSETEEQEDPGPPSEEEELQSDSAIRARMEELKETVSLLPKRTQHLPGHPGWYRKLCPRLNDSAWVPGPSLISLQMRVTPKLMMLTWDGFPVHYSEQHGWGYLVPGRWDNLSVGSSETDVAGCPYRAIEALYQKYCRETGKEQPVLMAQQLPEEFMLTDSTVWQTVEELSHLEPDADFENGRATQEETNGLQLSQPTYHHGNGPYNDVNIPGCWFFKLPHKDGNNCNVGSPFAKDFLPKMEDGTLQAGPGGASGPRALEINKMVSFWRNAHKRISSQMVVWLQKGELPRTVIRHSAYDEEGCYGAILPQVVTAGTITRRAVEPTWLTASNARVDRVGSELKAMVQAPPGYVLVGADVDSQELWIAAVLGDAHFAGIHGCTAFGWMTLQGKKSSGTDLHSKTASTVGISREHAKIFNYGRIYGAGQPFAERLLMQFNHRLTPQQAKEKAQQMYAVTKGLRQYQLSKDGEWLVKELGIQLDSTEDGWVSLHDLRKIQKEASKIL, encoded by the exons ATGAGTCGCCTGGTATGGAGAACGGTGGCAGCCCATGGGGTCCGGCCTTGGTGTTTTCGATGTTGGGCTTCTGGTTCCTCTGTTAGCCAACAGTCCTGTGAAGAGGTGGCATCTTCCGTGGGAGTTGGAGAGAAGTGCCAAAGGAGAGAGAATGCGTTGCATATTCAGATGCTGTCTAGAGGGCTTCATGAGCAGATCTTTAGGCAGCCAGAGGTGCAGCCTTCTGAAGAAGCCATACAGCAGAGTGTAGAACATCTGCAGAAGCACGGGCTGTGGGGCCAGGAGACTTCTGTTCTTCCTGATGTAGAACTGCAGTTGCCTCATCTTTATGGGGAAGACTTGGACCAGCACTTCCGCATCCTAGCCCAGAAGCAAAGCCTGCCCTACCTGGAGGCTGCTCATGAGCTGCTCCAGGCCAGATTGCCTCCCCTACCCAACGAGTGGGCCTGGAAGGAAGGCTGGACCAGATATGAGCCTGATGGGAAGGCACAACACGTGGAATTCCCCGAGGATCGTGCCCTGGTATTTGATGTGGAGGTTTGCGTGTCAGAGGGCAATTGCCCCACCTTGGCAGTGGCTGTATCATCAACTTCTTG GTATTCGTGGTGTAGCCGAAGGCTTTTAGAGGAACGCTACTCCTGGGCCAGACAGCTGTGTCTGTCTGACCTTATTCCTTTGGAGACGCCTACCAGTGTTAGTGGTCCAGCCAAGCAGGATTGGTTGGAGCGTTTGATTGTAGGGCACAACGTTTGCTTTGATCGGGCCTACATAAAGGAGCAGTACTTGATTCAG gGTTCTCGGATGCGCTTCTTGGACACTTTGAGTATGCACATGGCCATCTCTGGCCTGAGTAGCTTCCAGCGCAGCCTTTGGATGGCAGCCAAGCAGGGGAAGCAGAAAGGCCATCAGCAGGTCCAGAAGCATATTAAGAAAACCCAAAGTCAAGTCAAAGGTCCATTG aTCTGTGCCTGGGATTGGCTGGACATCAGTAGCATCAACAACCTAGCAGATGTGCACAGTCTGTATGTTGGGGGACCACCTTTggagaaggaagccagggaactcTTTGTCAAGGGGACCATGAAGgacatcaggaaaaacttccag GATCTGATGCAGTACTGTGCTTTGGATGTGCGGGCCACCTATGAGGTTTTTCAGGAACAGTTGCCACTCTTCATGGAGAG GTGCCCTCACCCTGTGACACTGGCTGGAATGCTGGAGATGGGGGTGTCTTATCTTCCTGTCAACCAGAACTGGGATCGCTACCTAGTGGAGGCTCAGACTACTTATGAGGAGTTGCAAAGGGAAATGAAGAAGTCTCTGATGGACCTTGCCAATGATGCCTGTCAATTAGTGTCTGGGGACAG GTACAAAGATAACCCCTGGCTTTGGGACCTGGAATGGGACCTACAGGAATTTaagttgaagaagaagaagattcgGAAGAAAGATCAGAATATATCCTGCAGGTCTTCAACTGAGGCTGAAAAATCTTCAGAGACGGAAGAACAAGAAG ATCCTGGCCCTCCTAGTGAAGAAGAAGAGCTGCAGAGTGATTCTGCCATCCGAGCTCGAATGGAGGAGTTGAAAGAGACGGTATCATTGTTACCCAAGAGGACTCAACACTTGCCAGGACATCCAGG GTGGTATCGGAAGCTCTGCCCTCGGCTGAATGATTCTGCCTGGGTGCCAGGGCCCAGCCTTATTAGCCTACAGATGAGAGTGACTCCAAAGCTCATGATGTTAACATGGGATGGCTTCCCTGTACACTACTCAGAGCAGCACGGCTGGGGTTATTTGGTACCTGGGCGTTGGGATAACCTGTCAGTAGGTTCCTCAGAGACAGATGTTGCTGGCTGTCCCTACAG AGCTATTGAAGCCCTCTATCAGAAATACTGCAGGGAGACGGGGAAGGAGCAACCTGTGCTGATGGCCCAGCAGTTGCCAGAGGAGTTCATGCTCACTGACAGCACAGTGTGGCAAACG GTGGAGGAGCTGAGCCACTTGGAACCTGATGCTGATTTTGAAAACGGTAGAGCAACACAG GAGGAGACTAATGGTTTGCAGCTTAGTCAGCCAACCTATCACCATGGCAATGGACCTTACAATGATGTGAATATTCCTGGCTGCTGGTTTTTCAAGCTGCCACACAAG GATGGCAATAATTGTAATGTGGGAAGCCCCTTTGCCAAGGATTTCCTGCCAAAGATGGAGGATGGTACACTGCAGGCTGGTCCAGGTGGTGCCAGTGGCCCGAGGGCTCTCGAAATCAACAAGATGGTCTCCTTCTGGAGGAATGCTCACAAGCGCATCAG TTCCCAGATGGTCGTGTGGCTGCAGAAAGGAGAGCTGCCAAGAACAGTGATTAG GCACTCAGCTTATGATGAGGAGGGCTGCTATGGAGCCATTCTGCCACAGGTGGTGACTGCTGGCACCATCACTCGAAGAGCAGTGGAGCCCACCTGGCTCACAGCCAGCAATGCCAGG GTGGACCGGGTAGGTAGTGAGCTGAAAGCCATGGTGCAGGCCCCGCCTGGCTATGTTCTGGTTGGGGCTGACGTGGATTCCCAGGAGCTGTGGATTGCTGCTGTGCTTGGAGATGCCCACTTTGCTGGAATTCATG gctGTACTGCTTTTGGTTGGATGACCCTTCAGGGAAAGAAGAGCAGTGGTACTGACTTGCACAGTAAGACAGCATCTACGGTAGGCATCAGTCGAGAGCATGCCAAGATCTTTAACTATGGCCGTATTTATGGGGCTGGTCAGCCCTTTGCTGAGCGTCTGCTGATGCAGTTCAACCACCGCCTGACACCACAGCAAGCCAAAGAAAAGGCTCAGCAGATGTATGCTGTTACCAAAGGTCTCCGCCA GTACCAACTGTCAAAGGATGGCGAGTGGCTGGTGAAGGAACTCGGGATTCAACTGGACAGCACAGAAGATGGTTGGGTCTCTCTTCACGACCTACGGAAGATCCAGAAAGAAGCCTCCAAGAT TTTGTGA
- the POLG gene encoding DNA polymerase subunit gamma-1 isoform X1, which yields MSRLVWRTVAAHGVRPWCFRCWASGSSVSQQSCEEVASSVGVGEKCQRRENALHIQMLSRGLHEQIFRQPEVQPSEEAIQQSVEHLQKHGLWGQETSVLPDVELQLPHLYGEDLDQHFRILAQKQSLPYLEAAHELLQARLPPLPNEWAWKEGWTRYEPDGKAQHVEFPEDRALVFDVEVCVSEGNCPTLAVAVSSTSWYSWCSRRLLEERYSWARQLCLSDLIPLETPTSVSGPAKQDWLERLIVGHNVCFDRAYIKEQYLIQGSRMRFLDTLSMHMAISGLSSFQRSLWMAAKQGKQKGHQQVQKHIKKTQSQVKGPLICAWDWLDISSINNLADVHSLYVGGPPLEKEARELFVKGTMKDIRKNFQDLMQYCALDVRATYEVFQEQLPLFMERCPHPVTLAGMLEMGVSYLPVNQNWDRYLVEAQTTYEELQREMKKSLMDLANDACQLVSGDRYKDNPWLWDLEWDLQEFKLKKKKIRKKDQNISCRSSTEAEKSSETEEQEDPGPPSEEEELQSDSAIRARMEELKETVSLLPKRTQHLPGHPGWYRKLCPRLNDSAWVPGPSLISLQMRVTPKLMMLTWDGFPVHYSEQHGWGYLVPGRWDNLSVGSSETDVAGCPYRAIEALYQKYCRETGKEQPVLMAQQLPEEFMLTDSTVWQTVEELSHLEPDADFENGRATQEETNGLQLSQPTYHHGNGPYNDVNIPGCWFFKLPHKDGNNCNVGSPFAKDFLPKMEDGTLQAGPGGASGPRALEINKMVSFWRNAHKRISSQMVVWLQKGELPRTVIRHSAYDEEGCYGAILPQVVTAGTITRRAVEPTWLTASNARVDRVGSELKAMVQAPPGYVLVGADVDSQELWIAAVLGDAHFAGIHGCTAFGWMTLQGKKSSGTDLHSKTASTVGISREHAKIFNYGRIYGAGQPFAERLLMQFNHRLTPQQAKEKAQQMYAVTKGLRQYQLSKDGEWLVKELGIQLDSTEDGWVSLHDLRKIQKEASKISRRRKWDLVADRVWAGGTESEMFNKLESIAMSDAPRTPVLDCQISRALEPAVVRGEFVTSRVNWVVQSSAVDYLHLMLVAMKWLFEEFDINGRFCISIHDEVRYLVQEKDRYRAALALQITNLLTRCMFAYKLGLNDLPQSVAFFSAVDIDQCLRKEVTMDCKTPSNPTGLERRYGIPPGEALDIYQIIKLTKGSLEKRS from the exons ATGAGTCGCCTGGTATGGAGAACGGTGGCAGCCCATGGGGTCCGGCCTTGGTGTTTTCGATGTTGGGCTTCTGGTTCCTCTGTTAGCCAACAGTCCTGTGAAGAGGTGGCATCTTCCGTGGGAGTTGGAGAGAAGTGCCAAAGGAGAGAGAATGCGTTGCATATTCAGATGCTGTCTAGAGGGCTTCATGAGCAGATCTTTAGGCAGCCAGAGGTGCAGCCTTCTGAAGAAGCCATACAGCAGAGTGTAGAACATCTGCAGAAGCACGGGCTGTGGGGCCAGGAGACTTCTGTTCTTCCTGATGTAGAACTGCAGTTGCCTCATCTTTATGGGGAAGACTTGGACCAGCACTTCCGCATCCTAGCCCAGAAGCAAAGCCTGCCCTACCTGGAGGCTGCTCATGAGCTGCTCCAGGCCAGATTGCCTCCCCTACCCAACGAGTGGGCCTGGAAGGAAGGCTGGACCAGATATGAGCCTGATGGGAAGGCACAACACGTGGAATTCCCCGAGGATCGTGCCCTGGTATTTGATGTGGAGGTTTGCGTGTCAGAGGGCAATTGCCCCACCTTGGCAGTGGCTGTATCATCAACTTCTTG GTATTCGTGGTGTAGCCGAAGGCTTTTAGAGGAACGCTACTCCTGGGCCAGACAGCTGTGTCTGTCTGACCTTATTCCTTTGGAGACGCCTACCAGTGTTAGTGGTCCAGCCAAGCAGGATTGGTTGGAGCGTTTGATTGTAGGGCACAACGTTTGCTTTGATCGGGCCTACATAAAGGAGCAGTACTTGATTCAG gGTTCTCGGATGCGCTTCTTGGACACTTTGAGTATGCACATGGCCATCTCTGGCCTGAGTAGCTTCCAGCGCAGCCTTTGGATGGCAGCCAAGCAGGGGAAGCAGAAAGGCCATCAGCAGGTCCAGAAGCATATTAAGAAAACCCAAAGTCAAGTCAAAGGTCCATTG aTCTGTGCCTGGGATTGGCTGGACATCAGTAGCATCAACAACCTAGCAGATGTGCACAGTCTGTATGTTGGGGGACCACCTTTggagaaggaagccagggaactcTTTGTCAAGGGGACCATGAAGgacatcaggaaaaacttccag GATCTGATGCAGTACTGTGCTTTGGATGTGCGGGCCACCTATGAGGTTTTTCAGGAACAGTTGCCACTCTTCATGGAGAG GTGCCCTCACCCTGTGACACTGGCTGGAATGCTGGAGATGGGGGTGTCTTATCTTCCTGTCAACCAGAACTGGGATCGCTACCTAGTGGAGGCTCAGACTACTTATGAGGAGTTGCAAAGGGAAATGAAGAAGTCTCTGATGGACCTTGCCAATGATGCCTGTCAATTAGTGTCTGGGGACAG GTACAAAGATAACCCCTGGCTTTGGGACCTGGAATGGGACCTACAGGAATTTaagttgaagaagaagaagattcgGAAGAAAGATCAGAATATATCCTGCAGGTCTTCAACTGAGGCTGAAAAATCTTCAGAGACGGAAGAACAAGAAG ATCCTGGCCCTCCTAGTGAAGAAGAAGAGCTGCAGAGTGATTCTGCCATCCGAGCTCGAATGGAGGAGTTGAAAGAGACGGTATCATTGTTACCCAAGAGGACTCAACACTTGCCAGGACATCCAGG GTGGTATCGGAAGCTCTGCCCTCGGCTGAATGATTCTGCCTGGGTGCCAGGGCCCAGCCTTATTAGCCTACAGATGAGAGTGACTCCAAAGCTCATGATGTTAACATGGGATGGCTTCCCTGTACACTACTCAGAGCAGCACGGCTGGGGTTATTTGGTACCTGGGCGTTGGGATAACCTGTCAGTAGGTTCCTCAGAGACAGATGTTGCTGGCTGTCCCTACAG AGCTATTGAAGCCCTCTATCAGAAATACTGCAGGGAGACGGGGAAGGAGCAACCTGTGCTGATGGCCCAGCAGTTGCCAGAGGAGTTCATGCTCACTGACAGCACAGTGTGGCAAACG GTGGAGGAGCTGAGCCACTTGGAACCTGATGCTGATTTTGAAAACGGTAGAGCAACACAG GAGGAGACTAATGGTTTGCAGCTTAGTCAGCCAACCTATCACCATGGCAATGGACCTTACAATGATGTGAATATTCCTGGCTGCTGGTTTTTCAAGCTGCCACACAAG GATGGCAATAATTGTAATGTGGGAAGCCCCTTTGCCAAGGATTTCCTGCCAAAGATGGAGGATGGTACACTGCAGGCTGGTCCAGGTGGTGCCAGTGGCCCGAGGGCTCTCGAAATCAACAAGATGGTCTCCTTCTGGAGGAATGCTCACAAGCGCATCAG TTCCCAGATGGTCGTGTGGCTGCAGAAAGGAGAGCTGCCAAGAACAGTGATTAG GCACTCAGCTTATGATGAGGAGGGCTGCTATGGAGCCATTCTGCCACAGGTGGTGACTGCTGGCACCATCACTCGAAGAGCAGTGGAGCCCACCTGGCTCACAGCCAGCAATGCCAGG GTGGACCGGGTAGGTAGTGAGCTGAAAGCCATGGTGCAGGCCCCGCCTGGCTATGTTCTGGTTGGGGCTGACGTGGATTCCCAGGAGCTGTGGATTGCTGCTGTGCTTGGAGATGCCCACTTTGCTGGAATTCATG gctGTACTGCTTTTGGTTGGATGACCCTTCAGGGAAAGAAGAGCAGTGGTACTGACTTGCACAGTAAGACAGCATCTACGGTAGGCATCAGTCGAGAGCATGCCAAGATCTTTAACTATGGCCGTATTTATGGGGCTGGTCAGCCCTTTGCTGAGCGTCTGCTGATGCAGTTCAACCACCGCCTGACACCACAGCAAGCCAAAGAAAAGGCTCAGCAGATGTATGCTGTTACCAAAGGTCTCCGCCA GTACCAACTGTCAAAGGATGGCGAGTGGCTGGTGAAGGAACTCGGGATTCAACTGGACAGCACAGAAGATGGTTGGGTCTCTCTTCACGACCTACGGAAGATCCAGAAAGAAGCCTCCAAGAT ATCTCGTAGGAGAAAGTGGGATTTGGTAGCTGATCGAGTCTGGGCAGGAGGGACAGAGTCAGAGATGTTCAACAAATTGGAGAGCATTGCCATGTCAGATGCCCCTAGAACCCCTGTGCTGGACTGCCAAATTTCCCGTGCTCTGGAGCCTGCAGTTGTCAGAGGGGAG TTTGTGACCAGCCGAGTGAACTGGGTGGTACAGAGTTCAGCTGTGGATTACCTGCATCTGATGCTTGTGGCCATGAAATGGTTATTTGAAGAATTTGACATCAATGGCCGTTTCTGTATTAGCATTCATGATGAGGTTCGCTACCTGGTTCAAGAGAAAGATCGCTACCGTGCAGCCCTTGCCTTGCAGATCACAAACCTTCTGACAAG